In Sphingomonas psychrotolerans, the following proteins share a genomic window:
- a CDS encoding DUF6683 family protein — MVLLAGAPVAAQDFPAIGSQYIDFGASMASVGQMNNVLGATVRSRAGRPASAQPRSNATASTRYRGSPVVSARVRAQFGDFVAKADPANAGRLRNAVLQQDLLGAWEKHVAVDGLRRGDVADAMAAYWVQNWQIANKVPFASRAQVQAVRGQVSRALAASPAFAKLDDAARQEMAETFMLNFVAQGSAFSDATARRDAGAAARLSDAAAARFRQGMNLDLRRLRLTAAGFSADI; from the coding sequence GTGGTCCTGCTCGCCGGAGCGCCCGTGGCGGCGCAGGATTTTCCGGCTATCGGAAGCCAATATATCGACTTCGGCGCCTCGATGGCGTCGGTCGGGCAGATGAACAATGTGCTGGGGGCGACGGTCCGCAGCCGGGCCGGGCGCCCGGCAAGCGCGCAGCCGCGCTCCAATGCGACGGCGAGCACGCGGTATCGCGGGTCTCCGGTGGTTTCGGCGAGGGTTCGCGCGCAATTCGGCGACTTCGTGGCAAAGGCGGACCCTGCCAATGCCGGCCGCTTGCGCAACGCCGTTCTGCAGCAGGATCTGCTGGGTGCGTGGGAAAAGCATGTCGCGGTCGACGGGCTGCGGCGCGGTGACGTGGCCGATGCGATGGCGGCGTATTGGGTGCAGAACTGGCAGATCGCCAACAAGGTGCCGTTCGCCAGCCGGGCGCAGGTTCAGGCGGTGCGCGGGCAAGTGTCGCGGGCACTGGCGGCGAGCCCCGCCTTTGCGAAGCTGGATGATGCCGCGCGACAGGAGATGGCCGAGACCTTCATGCTCAATTTCGTCGCGCAAGGTTCGGCCTTTTCCGACGCCACCGCCCGGCGCGATGCCGGAGCCGCCGCCCGGCTCTCCGACGCTGCCGCCGCACGCTTTCGTCAGGGGATGAACCTCGACCTGCGGCGGCTCAGGCTGACTGCGGCGGGCTTCAGCGCAGACATATAA
- a CDS encoding DUF6683 family protein: protein MPFRVAILALLTSLASPAAAQDMPTVLPNNYVLSDILNSQRIDAAIGTRPARAGAPARPTRKTANPPTTRAQTSYRPSPAVSARVRRQFIAAMGGKIGVANARPLAAAIERTDPVANWSQLVAADGLRTGDMADALTSYWILNWVMANSADSNRAQALAVREQVRSILAANPGHAALGEAQRQEMSETFILNFLVQHAAYTDALKRGDRAIQRRLGDAAVARFRDEMGVDLRRLRLGNTGFVPAG, encoded by the coding sequence ATGCCGTTTCGCGTCGCGATCCTGGCCCTTCTCACGAGCCTCGCGTCGCCCGCCGCGGCGCAGGACATGCCCACCGTCCTGCCCAACAATTATGTGCTTTCGGACATTCTCAACAGCCAGCGGATCGACGCGGCGATCGGCACGCGCCCGGCACGCGCGGGCGCTCCTGCACGCCCGACGCGCAAGACCGCAAATCCCCCCACCACCCGCGCCCAGACCAGCTATCGCCCTTCGCCCGCCGTGAGCGCGCGCGTACGGCGGCAGTTCATCGCCGCGATGGGTGGGAAGATCGGCGTCGCCAATGCCCGCCCGCTGGCCGCGGCGATCGAGCGCACCGATCCGGTGGCGAACTGGTCGCAGCTCGTCGCTGCCGACGGCTTGCGCACCGGCGATATGGCCGATGCGCTGACCAGCTACTGGATACTCAACTGGGTGATGGCGAATAGTGCCGACAGCAATCGCGCGCAGGCGTTGGCGGTGCGCGAGCAGGTCCGTTCGATCCTTGCCGCCAATCCGGGCCACGCGGCGCTCGGCGAGGCGCAGCGCCAGGAGATGTCCGAGACCTTCATCCTCAATTTCCTCGTCCAGCACGCCGCCTATACCGACGCGCTCAAACGCGGCGACCGCGCCATCCAGCGCCGGCTGGGTGATGCGGCGGTCGCGCGCTTCCGCGACGAGATGGGTGTCGACCTGCGCCGGCTCCGGCTGGGCAATACCGGCTTCGTGCCGGCCGGATAG
- the ahcY gene encoding adenosylhomocysteinase has translation MATVLDKTDYVIKDIELAAFGRKEIEIAETEMPGLMSLRDEFGASQPLKGARITGSLHMTIQTAVLIETLTALGAQVRWATCNIFSTQDHAAAAIAATGVPVFAVKGESLADYWDYVGDIFNWGADSDGTTANIILDDGGDATMFALWGAKLEAGATLGEPENDEEVEFQRALKAFIAKYPGYLTETVKNLKGVSEETTTGVHRLYEIAKKGELPFPAINVNDSVTKSKFDNLYGCKESLVDAIRRATDVMLAGKVACVAGFGDVGKGSAQSLRNGGARVMVTEVDPICALQAAMEGFEVVTMEEAVQRADIFCTATGNADVITADHMKAMKPMAIVCNIGHFDSEIQIAALSNYEWDEVKPGTDLVKFPDGKQIIILAKGRLVNLGCATGHPSFVMSASFTNQTLAQIELFTKGENYQNQVYVLPKHLDEKVAALHLEKLGVKLSKLTSKQAGYIGVPVEGPFKPDHYRY, from the coding sequence GTGGCTACCGTGCTCGACAAGACCGATTACGTCATCAAGGACATCGAACTCGCCGCTTTCGGCCGCAAGGAAATCGAAATCGCCGAGACCGAGATGCCGGGCCTGATGAGCCTGCGCGACGAATTCGGCGCGTCGCAGCCCCTCAAGGGCGCGCGGATCACCGGTTCGCTCCACATGACGATCCAGACCGCAGTGCTGATCGAGACGCTGACCGCGCTCGGCGCGCAGGTCCGCTGGGCGACCTGCAACATCTTCTCGACGCAGGACCATGCCGCCGCCGCGATCGCCGCGACCGGCGTGCCGGTGTTCGCAGTGAAGGGCGAGAGCCTGGCTGATTATTGGGACTATGTCGGCGACATCTTCAACTGGGGCGCCGACAGCGACGGCACCACCGCCAACATCATCCTCGACGATGGCGGCGACGCGACGATGTTCGCGCTGTGGGGCGCCAAGCTCGAAGCCGGCGCGACTTTGGGCGAGCCGGAGAATGACGAGGAAGTCGAGTTCCAGCGCGCGCTGAAGGCGTTCATCGCGAAGTATCCCGGCTATCTGACCGAGACGGTCAAGAATCTGAAGGGCGTTTCGGAAGAGACCACCACCGGCGTTCACCGCCTGTACGAGATCGCCAAGAAGGGCGAGCTGCCGTTCCCGGCGATCAACGTCAACGACAGCGTCACCAAGTCGAAGTTCGACAATCTTTACGGCTGCAAGGAATCGCTGGTCGACGCGATCCGCCGCGCCACCGACGTGATGCTCGCCGGCAAGGTCGCCTGCGTCGCCGGCTTCGGTGACGTCGGCAAGGGCAGCGCCCAGTCGCTTCGCAACGGCGGCGCGCGCGTGATGGTCACCGAAGTCGATCCGATCTGCGCATTGCAGGCGGCGATGGAGGGCTTCGAAGTCGTGACGATGGAAGAGGCCGTCCAGCGCGCCGACATCTTCTGCACCGCGACCGGCAATGCCGATGTGATCACCGCCGATCACATGAAGGCGATGAAGCCAATGGCGATCGTCTGCAACATCGGCCATTTCGACAGCGAGATCCAGATCGCCGCGCTCAGTAACTACGAGTGGGACGAAGTGAAGCCGGGCACCGACCTGGTCAAATTCCCCGACGGCAAGCAGATCATCATCCTCGCCAAGGGCCGCCTCGTGAACCTGGGCTGCGCCACCGGCCACCCGTCATTCGTGATGTCGGCGTCGTTCACCAACCAGACGCTGGCGCAGATCGAGCTCTTCACCAAGGGCGAGAACTATCAGAACCAGGTCTATGTGCTTCCGAAGCATCTCGATGAGAAGGTCGCGGCTTTGCACCTCGAGAAGCTCGGCGTGAAGCTGTCGAAGCTGACGAGCAAGCAGGCCGGCTATATCGGCGTGCCGGTCGAAGGGCCGTTCAAGCCGGATCATTATCGCTACTGA